From Erigeron canadensis isolate Cc75 chromosome 5, C_canadensis_v1, whole genome shotgun sequence:
TTTGTATTAGACTAGGATACCTCCTAGGATATCCCctcctctatataaatagaggaggggGAGTCGATCAGATTGTACCATCAAATACCGAATATCTTGGTTAATATACAAGGGTTTATTCGGGTCTCGTTTTCTCTCTAATATCGTTTTATATATTCTGTGTTATGGTCGACAAAAGCAACCAATAAACAAAGGGTTATTCTTTGGGGTTGGGTCGAATTAAATACAGAAGCAAGATTACGTGTTCAATCGGGTATGGTGGGCTTGCTTGTAATATTGTATATGTGTGGTCATTAAAGTCAAGTCAAAGTATACGTGGTATGATCACATTAATTAGCTAGGATTAATTTAGAAGCAGCTCAAATTATTAGCTTGGTGTTTTGGTTATACTTAGTGTGTTCGACTTTGTTTCAGGTATTAAGCTTAACAAGAGTCGACGGTTAAACTATGGTTTTGTTGGGAGGTCTGAAATTCCAACAAGTGGTAAGCTATAACAATTATAAATCCCATATAAactacacacaaaaaaaaaaggaataaagTTTGACAATAAAATGTTGTAGGTACCCAACACAACCCATTTCAGGCCGTGGTAAAAAGTGATTCCTGTTGACCTGAACTTACATTGAACAGCAAGCCAGCCAACCCATCTTGCCATCACTAGAAACAAGTGAAGGAAATCCAGAAAACATAAGGAATCatcaaaaaaagttaaatacaaaaacaaaacttcACCTCAAATTCTGTAGCCCCCACCACAGGCAGTAGCAGTATTTGGAAACAAACTTGGTAGACGAAACAATGCCCGAGGAAAGAGCCTGCTTGAAAATCCCAAAATCAAATGGTGGCTTATCACCATCAGGGGAGCAAGCTGCAGTTAAAACTGAGCTACTGACATTTCTCCAGCTATCATAGCCAGACATGTGGTCATTTCCACAGTACAAGAAATTTGTGTTATAGTTGTTTTTCTTACAAGCTCTCTGCCAGCATGTATCATTACGTTCTACAGACAATAAATACCAGAAGGCCCCAAccatctgaaaaaaaaaaaaaaaactagtcaataactagaggtggcaatttcaactAATTATAAATGGGTTGCTTCAGgttatagtttatttatataagtcaaatgggtaaaaaaaaattagtggtaAAGGAAACAGATCCCAAGGCCATCTCCAATGGATCCTCTAAAAGGGtcctctatctctatatatagagataaaaGACCAAAAACACTCTCAAACAGGTCCTCTGTATAGAGAATTTTCAGAATTTTAGATTACAATAGTTAAATGCGTTTGtcatatttaacaaaacaattaattatctATTAATAGAACATGTGCAACTTttgcaataaaataaaataaaataatttgatcCAACTGGACATTGACCAAAAAATAACCCATGCTAATGTGTAACCAACCCACCCCTTCATCACCTTGCAACAGCTATATCAGCAGCTTACATGACTGCAGAGCATGTAGAGCAACAGATAGTAAACAGCACCAGCCCAAGCAGTTTCAGCAATTACACCAGCAGTCCTCTTAAGTTCTGATGTCAAAGGCACAATTCGAGCAAATCTGGGAACATACTGAAGTAACACAATAATTAGTATGGCTCGTTTTGTAGCCAATACATCTGAACCTCTAGACCTCTGCAGGAATCTCCAAACAACAATCTGCAAAGTTATAAAAACTAACGTTAGACTTGCAAACTTCTTATACAATTAAGAATTCGAAATTTTTGGATATAGCTCATATAGACTTGGGTCAACATGAATCACTATTGTCCAAAAACTTATTGAAAGCGTTTCACCTGTTCAACCTATTTGACACATTTCCTTTTAcctaattttcatttatttttaatcctcGGATATGACAACATAGACAGTAGGGAGGGTTGGATGACAACTCAAAGCGGGATTGGTCGTCGTAACATGTTGTATATATAGTACCGAGTTGGGTTGAAGAACAAACACTTTATTGTACATTTCCCaattttttgtataaattatAATGATTCAGTTATAGTAAAAAATTCGATAGtaatacaataataacaaaaacttTGTATAAAgtgatttaggaggttgtaCACATTAGAAAAAGAGTTTGGGACTTCCAACTCATTTGACCTGTCCAAGCCATTTGACCCTTTACCCTTCTAGCTTAACGGTTTCATTTGACCAGTTTGAGATAGggtaaggttcatgtgagaaccattcacatatgaacataggtaTATTGAGTACAACTTTATCtgttcatatatgaatgaattcgttcacatatataattcacatatgaacatcaagttataactTAAAGGTTCTGTTCTTCCAATTTAAttggttctcacatgaaccttatCCGTTTgagataagatatatatatatatatatatatatatacaaatcctCATAAGCAAATGTCGATATAGCCACCTCCAGCTTTGACAATCTGACCCgtcaaaaattaaacataacctGAGCAGGCCAAGTTATAAATAAAGGGTCGAAAATTCCACCTCTATTTAGTCATCAGCAATAGACCAATATAAGGAGTAAATAGTCTCAACAACTTAGCAGTGCAAATGGAGTTAACTAACAAATTATGACTCTTCTTAGTTTCGAAATCTCGATAAGCTATCTAACCTGGGGGAGGGGCACCACAGAAAGGAAATCAATGATAAAATACCATCGAAGATATCTCTTAGCAATCTGTGCGGGATCTATCACAAGTTCACCCCTTCCAAAAACGCGAGATGATGGGGCGATATAGGCAGTTCGGAATTGTAAAGCCATGTgaagaagataaaagacatCAACAAGAGTTCGTAGGGTcgtggctatgatggctaactTTCGGTCTATACCAAGGCATGTTTTCGATTGATCAAAAACAGGAAGATAGAAGAAAAGTGGATCTATAGATACAGCCAGTATACAAGATATAACAAAGTAGTTATTCCATTTGAGCAAAAATTTGTCTTGTGGGTCTAAGATCTTGTTCTCTGACACTTTTAAGTCTTCTGGAAATACAGCCCGAGAAACCCCAAACCCAAGTGATCTGCCAATGGATTTAAGTCCTTCTGAACCTTTTCTAATTCcatttttgaatgatttggaagGAGTACCGGGTGCACGGGTTTGATGACCTATTCCCTCGAATCCACATTTGTTCATTGCAACTCCAGAAGCTGGTGACGATAATCTAGAATCCAAATCGTCCAACCTACATATGCAAAGTATAGGTAAGGGATCAATTGCATTATAAAGTGAGAAATAAAAAGGGAGTTAGTAATGTCATGctagtttataaaataaagacTTCCAGCTAGAGTGTTAATGCAATAGATACTTGCTGAAATAGCAAGGGACTAGAGCAAGCAATTATAtcattagattaaaaaaattagcAGCCACAAAAAACGAGAATTTAATGCACAACATAGATCTCTACGCGCCATGATATGGAAAAACTAAGACGGATCAAACTAAAGGTGGTAACTCCCTCCATTTATATTAAACGGGTTGATGTAGCTTTCATACTATTTCTAATTGAGTAATTGGGTcaaatgagaaaaaaataactagctaataaGGCCCAGATGCATACAACATATTAGACTGCTTTACTAATTATTCAAAAAACTTAGATTATAAATGTAACAACACATTTTTTGTAATCATACTAAGTAAACACATtattacaaaatttatatagaGTTTCAGTAAAATTGTTCTGCAGCCCATCCTATTTCAGCCAAAGCAGAAAATTTACCTGCTTTGacttgttacccaacccaccaaTTTTGACACCACAAGTTCACATGTTCAATTTTATGGGGGAAAAAATTA
This genomic window contains:
- the LOC122599140 gene encoding probable cyclic nucleotide-gated ion channel 5 isoform X2, whose product is MNKCGFEGIGHQTRAPGTPSKSFKNGIRKGSEGLKSIGRSLGFGVSRAVFPEDLKVSENKILDPQDKFLLKWNNYFVISCILAVSIDPLFFYLPVFDQSKTCLGIDRKLAIIATTLRTLVDVFYLLHMALQFRTAYIAPSSRVFGRGELVIDPAQIAKRYLRWYFIIDFLSVVPLPQIVVWRFLQRSRGSDVLATKRAILIIVLLQYVPRFARIVPLTSELKRTAGVIAETAWAGAVYYLLLYMLCSHMVGAFWYLLSVERNDTCWQRACKKNNYNTNFLYCGNDHMSGYDSWRNVSSSVLTAACSPDGDKPPFDFGIFKQALSSGIVSSTKFVSKYCYCLWWGLQNLSTLGQGLQTSTYPGESIFSIALAIFGLILFALLIGNMQTYLQSLTIRLEEMRIKRRDTEQWMHHRLLPQDLRERVRRYDQYKWLETRGVDEENLVQNLPKDLRRDIKRHLCLGLVKRVPLFENMDERLLDAICERLKPCLYTNNSYIVREGDPVDEMLFIIRGRLESATTDGGRSGFFNSGYLKEGDFCGEELLTWALDPKSGANLPSSTRTVKALREVEAFALPADELKFVAGQFRRLHSRQVQHTFRFYSQQWRTWAACFIQAAWRRYSKRKILEQRRKEEEEAELAARKNGGSGTSYSLGATFLASRFAANALRGVHRNRELKSARELMKLQKPPEPDFTADAD